From the genome of Arvicola amphibius chromosome 9, mArvAmp1.2, whole genome shotgun sequence, one region includes:
- the Pex6 gene encoding peroxisome biogenesis factor 6 isoform X1, with translation MAVAVLRVLEPFPTETPPLSVLLPPGGPWSATGLGLVLALRPASESPAGPALLVAALEAPVPQNEQRGPGPPQLLVSRALLRLLALGPGARVRARPVRRPPALGWALLGTSPGPGLGPRVGPLLVRRGETLPVPGSRVLETRPALQGLLGPGTRLAVTELRGRATLGPESSDHSCPPPPPVVSSFAFSHAIRQLKGVLGGTGDALGVSRSCLRGLGLFQGEWVWVARVGEIPNPSQPHLAKVQVLEPRWDLSERLGPSSGQLGEPLADQLVFVPPTLAFNLGCDPLEVGELRLQRYSEGSISPEDRGSCSLLAEPPFARELHIEIVSSPHYSANGNYDRVLYRHFRTPRVVQEGDVLCVSTAGQVETLEGHLEKLPRWREVFFKVKKTVGEAPDGPASAFLADATHTSLYMAGSTMSRVPLLPSGRSTPWDSLSPPGLEALVNELCAVLKPHLQPGGTLLTGASCVLLRGPPGSGKTTAVTAACNRLGLHLLKVPCCSLCADSSGAVETKLQAAFSRARRCRPAVLLLTAVDLLGRDRDGLDEDARVVATLRHLLLDEDPLSSCPPLMVVATTSRAQDLPTDVHTAFPHELEVPVLSEEQRLSVLQALTAHLPLGQEVDLPQLARRCAGFVVGDLYALLTHTSRVACARIRTSGLAGALSEEDEGELCVAGFPLLAEDFGQALDQLQTAHSQAVGAPTIPSVSWHDVGGLQDVKKEILETIQLPLEHPELLSLGLRRSGLLLHGPPGTGKTLLAKAVATECSLTFLSVKGPELINMYVGQSEENVREVFARARAAAPCIIFFDELDSLAPSRGRSGDSGGVMDRVVSQLLAELDGLHSTGDVFVIGATNRPDLLDPALLRPGRFDKLVFVGASEDRASQLRVLSAITRKFKLEASVSLVSVLDCCPPQLTGADLYALCSDAMTAALKRRVRDLEEGLELGSSALLLTMEDLLQAAARLQPSVSEQELLRYKRIQHKFAAC, from the exons ATGGCGGTAGCTGTCTTACGCGTCCTGGAACCCTTCCCGACTGAGACGCCACCGTTGTCGGTGCTGTTGCCGCCCGGGGGCCCGTGGTCTGCGACAGGGCTGGGCCTGGTGCTTGCGCTGCGGCCGGCGAGCGAAAGTCCTGCGGGGCCCGCGCTGCTCGTTGCGGCCCTGGAAGCTCCGGTCCCCCAGAACGAGCAGCGCGGGCCCGGGCCTCCGCAGCTGCTGGTGAGCCGCGCGTTGCTGCGGCTCCTGGCGCTAGGCCCCGGGGCGCGAGTGCGAGCGCGGCCTGTGCGGCGGCCTCCGGCGCTAGGCTGGGCGCTGCTCGGCACGTCTCCCGGGCCTGGGCTTGGGCCTCGGGTCGGACCGCTGCTGGTGCGCCGCGGGGAGACCCTGCCCGTTCCCGGTTCGCGAGTGCTGGAGACGCGGCCGGCCTTGCAAGGGCTGCTGGGCCCAGGGACGCGGCTAGCTGTAACTGAGCTCCGCGGGCGGGCCACACTGGGCCCTGAGAGCAGTGACCACAgctgtcccccacccccgcctgtGGTATCCTCCTTTGCCTTTTCCCACGCAATTCGGCAACTTAAAGGAGTTTTGGGAGGGACTGGAGACGCACTGGGTGTGAGCCGAAGCTGTCTCCGGGGTCTCGGGCTCTTCCAGGGCGAATGGGTATGGGTGGCCCGGGTCGGAGAGATACCAAACCCTTCCCAGCCGCACTTGGCTAAAGTACAGGTCCTAGAACCTCGCTGGGACCTGTCCGAGAGACTGGGACCCagctctgggcagctgggagagCCACTTGCTGACCAACTGGTGTTTGTGCCGCCTACTCTGGCTTTTAATCTCGGCTGTGACCCCCTGGAAGTGGGAGAGCTCAGACTTCAG AGATACTCAGAAGGCTCCATCAGCCCTGAAGACAGAGGAAGCTGTTCACTGCTGGCTGAGCCTCCGTTTGCTAGAGAGTTACACATTGAAATTGTGTCCTCGCCTCACTACAGCGCTAACGGGAACTATGACCGCGTTCTTTACCGGCACTTTCGCACACCCAG GGTGGTCCAGGAAGGGGATGTTCTGTGTGTATCAACAGCTGGGCAAGTGGAGACTCTGGAAGGACACCTGGAGAAACTGCCCAG GTGGCGGGAGGTGTTTTTTAAAGTGAAGAAAACGGTTGGGGAAGCCCCAGATGGACCAGCCAGTGCCTTCCTGGCAGATGCCACCCACACCTCTTTATACATG GCAGGTTCCACCATGAGTCGTGTTCCGCTGCTGCCTTCGGGAAGGTCCACTCCCTGGGACAGCTTGTCTCCTCCAGGCCTAGAAGCCTTGGTGAACGAGCTCTGTGCTGTCCTGAAGCCTCACCTGCAGCCTGG aggaaccttgctCACAGGAGCCAGCTGTGTGCTTCTTCGGGGCCCCCCAGGCAGCGGGAAGACCACAGCAGTCACAGCTGCATGTAATCGCCTTGGGCTCCATTTACTGAAG GTGCCCTGCTGCAGCCTCTGTGCAGACAGTAGTGGGGCTGTGGAGACAAAACTGCAGGCCGCCTTCTCCCGGGCCCGCCGCTGCAGGCCAGCCGTCCTGTTGCTAACAGCTGTGGACCTTCTGGGCCGGGACCGTGACGGGCTGGATGAGGATGCCCGTGTGGTGGCCACACTGCGTCACCTCCTCCTTGATGAGGACCCTCTCAGCAG TTGCCCTCCTCTGATGGTGGTGGCCACCACAAGCCGTGCACAGGACCTGCCCACTGATGTGCACACAGCATTTCCCCATGAGCTGGAGGTGCCAGTGCTGTCCGAGGAGCAGCGGCTCAGTGTCCTGCAGGCCCTCACTGCCCACCTTCCCTTGGGCCAGGAGGTGGACCTGCCGCAGCTGGCACGGCGCTGTGCG GGCTTTGTGGTAGGGGACCTCTATGCCCTTCTGACCCACACCAGCCGGGTAGCCTGTGCCAGGATCAGAACCTCAGG tttgGCAGGTGCCCTGAGTGAGGAGGATGAGGGGGAGCTGTGTGTGGCTGGTTTTCCCCTGCTGGCTGAGGACTTCGGGCAGGCCTTAGACCAACTGCAAACTGCTCACTCCCAAGCTGTGGGCGCACCCACG ATCCCTTCGGTGTCCTGGCACGATGTGGGTGGGCTGCAGGATGTGAAGAAGGAGATCCTGGAAACCATCCAGCTCCCTCTGGAACACCCTGAGCTGTTAAGCCTGGGCCTGAGGCGATCGGGCCTTCTGCTGCATGGGCCTCCAGGCACAGGCAAGACCCTCCTGGCCAAGGCAGTGGCCACCGAGTGCAGCCTCACCTTCCTCAG TGTGAAGGGACCAGAGCTCATCAACATGTATGTGGGCCAAAGTGAGGAGAATGTGCGGGAAG TGTTTGCCAGGGCTAGGGCCGCCGCTCCGTGCATCATCTTCTTTGATGAACTAGACTCCTTAGCTCCAAGCCGGGGACGAAGTGGAGATTCTGGAGGTGTGATGGACAG AGTGGTATCTCAGCTCTTGGCTGAGCTGGATGGACTTCACAGTACTGGGGACGTGTTTGTGATTGGAGCCACCAACAGACCAGACCTCTTGGATCCCGCCCTTCTGCGGCCTGGCAG ATTCGACAAGCTGGTGTTTGTAGGGGCAAGTGAGGACCGCGCTTCCCAGCTGCGTGTTCTGAGTGCCATCACACGCAA GTTCAAGCTGGAGGCCTCTGTGagcctggtgagtgtgctggatTGCTGCCCGCCCCAGCTGACAGGCGCAGACCTCTATGCCCTCTGCTCTGATGCCATGACAGCTGCCCTCAAACGCAGGGTTCGAGACCTAGAGGAAG GGCTAGAGCTGGGGAGTTCAGCACTGCTGCTCACCATGGAGGACCTGCTGCAGGCCGCAGCCAGGCTGCAGCCCTCAGTCAGTGAGCAGGAGCTGCTCCGGTACAAGCGCATCCAGCACAAGTTTGCGGCCTGCTAG
- the Pex6 gene encoding peroxisome biogenesis factor 6 isoform X2, which yields MAVAVLRVLEPFPTETPPLSVLLPPGGPWSATGLGLVLALRPASESPAGPALLVAALEAPVPQNEQRGPGPPQLLRYSEGSISPEDRGSCSLLAEPPFARELHIEIVSSPHYSANGNYDRVLYRHFRTPRVVQEGDVLCVSTAGQVETLEGHLEKLPRWREVFFKVKKTVGEAPDGPASAFLADATHTSLYMAGSTMSRVPLLPSGRSTPWDSLSPPGLEALVNELCAVLKPHLQPGGTLLTGASCVLLRGPPGSGKTTAVTAACNRLGLHLLKVPCCSLCADSSGAVETKLQAAFSRARRCRPAVLLLTAVDLLGRDRDGLDEDARVVATLRHLLLDEDPLSSCPPLMVVATTSRAQDLPTDVHTAFPHELEVPVLSEEQRLSVLQALTAHLPLGQEVDLPQLARRCAGFVVGDLYALLTHTSRVACARIRTSGLAGALSEEDEGELCVAGFPLLAEDFGQALDQLQTAHSQAVGAPTIPSVSWHDVGGLQDVKKEILETIQLPLEHPELLSLGLRRSGLLLHGPPGTGKTLLAKAVATECSLTFLSVKGPELINMYVGQSEENVREVFARARAAAPCIIFFDELDSLAPSRGRSGDSGGVMDRVVSQLLAELDGLHSTGDVFVIGATNRPDLLDPALLRPGRFDKLVFVGASEDRASQLRVLSAITRKFKLEASVSLVSVLDCCPPQLTGADLYALCSDAMTAALKRRVRDLEEGLELGSSALLLTMEDLLQAAARLQPSVSEQELLRYKRIQHKFAAC from the exons ATGGCGGTAGCTGTCTTACGCGTCCTGGAACCCTTCCCGACTGAGACGCCACCGTTGTCGGTGCTGTTGCCGCCCGGGGGCCCGTGGTCTGCGACAGGGCTGGGCCTGGTGCTTGCGCTGCGGCCGGCGAGCGAAAGTCCTGCGGGGCCCGCGCTGCTCGTTGCGGCCCTGGAAGCTCCGGTCCCCCAGAACGAGCAGCGCGGGCCCGGGCCTCCGCAGCTGCTG AGATACTCAGAAGGCTCCATCAGCCCTGAAGACAGAGGAAGCTGTTCACTGCTGGCTGAGCCTCCGTTTGCTAGAGAGTTACACATTGAAATTGTGTCCTCGCCTCACTACAGCGCTAACGGGAACTATGACCGCGTTCTTTACCGGCACTTTCGCACACCCAG GGTGGTCCAGGAAGGGGATGTTCTGTGTGTATCAACAGCTGGGCAAGTGGAGACTCTGGAAGGACACCTGGAGAAACTGCCCAG GTGGCGGGAGGTGTTTTTTAAAGTGAAGAAAACGGTTGGGGAAGCCCCAGATGGACCAGCCAGTGCCTTCCTGGCAGATGCCACCCACACCTCTTTATACATG GCAGGTTCCACCATGAGTCGTGTTCCGCTGCTGCCTTCGGGAAGGTCCACTCCCTGGGACAGCTTGTCTCCTCCAGGCCTAGAAGCCTTGGTGAACGAGCTCTGTGCTGTCCTGAAGCCTCACCTGCAGCCTGG aggaaccttgctCACAGGAGCCAGCTGTGTGCTTCTTCGGGGCCCCCCAGGCAGCGGGAAGACCACAGCAGTCACAGCTGCATGTAATCGCCTTGGGCTCCATTTACTGAAG GTGCCCTGCTGCAGCCTCTGTGCAGACAGTAGTGGGGCTGTGGAGACAAAACTGCAGGCCGCCTTCTCCCGGGCCCGCCGCTGCAGGCCAGCCGTCCTGTTGCTAACAGCTGTGGACCTTCTGGGCCGGGACCGTGACGGGCTGGATGAGGATGCCCGTGTGGTGGCCACACTGCGTCACCTCCTCCTTGATGAGGACCCTCTCAGCAG TTGCCCTCCTCTGATGGTGGTGGCCACCACAAGCCGTGCACAGGACCTGCCCACTGATGTGCACACAGCATTTCCCCATGAGCTGGAGGTGCCAGTGCTGTCCGAGGAGCAGCGGCTCAGTGTCCTGCAGGCCCTCACTGCCCACCTTCCCTTGGGCCAGGAGGTGGACCTGCCGCAGCTGGCACGGCGCTGTGCG GGCTTTGTGGTAGGGGACCTCTATGCCCTTCTGACCCACACCAGCCGGGTAGCCTGTGCCAGGATCAGAACCTCAGG tttgGCAGGTGCCCTGAGTGAGGAGGATGAGGGGGAGCTGTGTGTGGCTGGTTTTCCCCTGCTGGCTGAGGACTTCGGGCAGGCCTTAGACCAACTGCAAACTGCTCACTCCCAAGCTGTGGGCGCACCCACG ATCCCTTCGGTGTCCTGGCACGATGTGGGTGGGCTGCAGGATGTGAAGAAGGAGATCCTGGAAACCATCCAGCTCCCTCTGGAACACCCTGAGCTGTTAAGCCTGGGCCTGAGGCGATCGGGCCTTCTGCTGCATGGGCCTCCAGGCACAGGCAAGACCCTCCTGGCCAAGGCAGTGGCCACCGAGTGCAGCCTCACCTTCCTCAG TGTGAAGGGACCAGAGCTCATCAACATGTATGTGGGCCAAAGTGAGGAGAATGTGCGGGAAG TGTTTGCCAGGGCTAGGGCCGCCGCTCCGTGCATCATCTTCTTTGATGAACTAGACTCCTTAGCTCCAAGCCGGGGACGAAGTGGAGATTCTGGAGGTGTGATGGACAG AGTGGTATCTCAGCTCTTGGCTGAGCTGGATGGACTTCACAGTACTGGGGACGTGTTTGTGATTGGAGCCACCAACAGACCAGACCTCTTGGATCCCGCCCTTCTGCGGCCTGGCAG ATTCGACAAGCTGGTGTTTGTAGGGGCAAGTGAGGACCGCGCTTCCCAGCTGCGTGTTCTGAGTGCCATCACACGCAA GTTCAAGCTGGAGGCCTCTGTGagcctggtgagtgtgctggatTGCTGCCCGCCCCAGCTGACAGGCGCAGACCTCTATGCCCTCTGCTCTGATGCCATGACAGCTGCCCTCAAACGCAGGGTTCGAGACCTAGAGGAAG GGCTAGAGCTGGGGAGTTCAGCACTGCTGCTCACCATGGAGGACCTGCTGCAGGCCGCAGCCAGGCTGCAGCCCTCAGTCAGTGAGCAGGAGCTGCTCCGGTACAAGCGCATCCAGCACAAGTTTGCGGCCTGCTAG